One genomic segment of Pseudomonas sp. p1(2021b) includes these proteins:
- a CDS encoding efflux RND transporter permease subunit, which yields MGFNLSAWALRNRQIVLFLMILLAAVGAMSYTKLGQSEDPPFTFKAMVIRTLWPGATAEEVSRQVTERIEKKLMETGEYERIVSFSRPGESQVTFMARDSMHSQAIPELWYQIRKKVADIRHTLPPEIQGPFFNDEFGTTFGNIYALTGAGFDYAVLKDYADRIQIQLQRVKDVGKVELLGLQDEKIWIELSNVKLATLGVPLQAVQQALQEQNAVSTAGFFETPSERLQLRVSGRFDTVEQIRQFPIRVGERTFRIGDVADVHRGFNDPPAPRMRFMGEDAIGLAVSMKDGGDILVLGKALESEFARLARNLPAGMELRKVSDQPAAVKAGVGEFVQVLVEALAIVLLVSFFSLGLRTGLVVALAIPLVLAMTFAAMHYFGIGLHKISLGALVLALGLLVDDAIIAVEMMAIKMEQGFDRLKAASYAWSSTAFPMLTGTLITAAGFLPIATAASSTGEYTRSIFQVVTIALLTSWVAAVVFVPYLGDRLLPDLAKRHTARHGEGGHDPYGTPFYQRVRRVVGWCVRRRKTVIVLTIAAFIGSLLLFRFVPQQFFPASGRPELMVDLKLAEGASLANTAEQVKRLEALLKQQDGIENYVAYVGTGSPRFYLPLDQQLPAASFAQFVVLAKSLEDREALRSWLIATLDEQFPELRSRVTRLENGPPVGYPVQFRVTGEHIEKVRALAREVADKVRENPHVVNVHLDWEEPSKAVFLDIDQDRARALGVSTAHLSSFLQSSLTGTTVSQYREDNELIEILLRGTDQERRELGNLGSLALPTDNGQSVALSQVATLEYGFEEGVIWHRNRLPTVTVRADIYGKEQPVTLVKQILPTLQQVRDQLPDGYLLEVGGTVEDSERGQKSVNAGMPLFIVVVLTLLMIQLRSFSRTVMVFLTAPLGLIGVTLFLLVFRQPFGFVAMLGTIALAGMIMRNSVILVDQIEQDIAAGLDRWQAIIEATVRRFRPIVLTALAAVLAMIPLSRSVFYGPMAVAIMGGLIVATVLTLLFLPALYAAWFRVKKG from the coding sequence ATGGGTTTCAATCTTTCCGCCTGGGCCCTACGCAACCGGCAGATCGTGCTGTTCCTGATGATTCTCCTGGCCGCGGTTGGCGCCATGTCATACACCAAGTTGGGGCAGAGCGAGGATCCACCGTTCACCTTCAAGGCCATGGTCATCCGCACCCTCTGGCCGGGCGCCACTGCCGAGGAAGTCTCCCGGCAGGTCACCGAACGCATCGAGAAGAAGCTGATGGAAACCGGCGAGTACGAGCGCATCGTTTCGTTCTCGCGCCCGGGTGAGTCCCAGGTCACCTTCATGGCCCGGGACTCCATGCATTCGCAAGCCATCCCCGAACTCTGGTACCAGATCCGCAAGAAGGTCGCGGATATCCGCCATACCCTGCCGCCGGAAATCCAAGGGCCGTTCTTCAACGACGAATTCGGCACCACCTTCGGCAACATCTATGCGCTGACCGGTGCCGGCTTTGACTACGCGGTGCTCAAGGACTATGCAGACCGCATCCAGATCCAGCTGCAGCGGGTCAAGGATGTGGGCAAGGTGGAGTTGCTCGGCCTGCAGGACGAAAAAATCTGGATCGAGCTGTCCAACGTCAAGCTGGCGACCCTCGGCGTGCCGTTGCAGGCCGTGCAGCAGGCGTTGCAGGAACAGAATGCGGTGAGCACCGCCGGCTTCTTCGAAACCCCCAGCGAGCGTCTGCAACTGCGGGTGAGCGGGCGCTTCGATACGGTCGAGCAGATCCGCCAGTTCCCGATTCGCGTGGGTGAGCGCACCTTCCGCATCGGCGACGTGGCCGACGTGCACCGTGGCTTCAACGATCCGCCTGCGCCGCGCATGCGTTTCATGGGGGAAGATGCCATCGGTCTTGCGGTGTCGATGAAGGATGGCGGTGACATCCTGGTCCTGGGCAAGGCCCTGGAAAGCGAGTTCGCCCGCCTGGCCCGCAACCTGCCGGCCGGAATGGAGTTGCGCAAGGTTTCCGACCAGCCGGCGGCGGTGAAGGCCGGGGTCGGCGAGTTCGTCCAGGTGTTGGTCGAGGCCCTGGCCATCGTGCTGCTGGTGAGCTTCTTCTCCCTGGGCCTGCGCACCGGCTTGGTGGTGGCCCTGGCCATTCCGCTGGTGCTGGCCATGACCTTCGCCGCCATGCACTACTTCGGCATCGGCCTGCACAAGATCTCCCTGGGTGCATTGGTGTTGGCCCTGGGGTTGCTGGTGGACGATGCGATCATTGCCGTGGAGATGATGGCGATCAAGATGGAGCAGGGCTTCGACCGGCTCAAGGCGGCCAGCTATGCCTGGTCGAGCACGGCGTTTCCGATGCTCACCGGTACCCTGATCACTGCAGCGGGCTTCCTGCCGATCGCCACCGCCGCCTCGAGCACCGGCGAATACACCCGTTCGATCTTCCAGGTGGTGACCATCGCCTTGCTCACGTCCTGGGTCGCGGCGGTGGTGTTCGTGCCCTACCTGGGCGACCGGCTGTTGCCGGACCTGGCCAAGCGCCACACGGCGCGCCATGGCGAGGGTGGCCATGACCCGTACGGCACACCGTTCTACCAGCGGGTGCGCCGCGTGGTGGGGTGGTGCGTGCGGCGGCGCAAGACGGTGATCGTGCTGACCATCGCTGCGTTCATCGGCAGCCTGCTGCTGTTCCGCTTCGTGCCCCAGCAGTTCTTCCCGGCGTCGGGCCGGCCTGAATTGATGGTCGACCTCAAGCTCGCCGAAGGCGCGTCGCTGGCCAATACCGCCGAGCAGGTCAAACGCCTGGAGGCATTGCTCAAGCAGCAAGACGGCATCGAGAACTACGTCGCCTACGTCGGCACCGGCTCGCCGCGTTTCTACCTGCCTCTGGACCAGCAACTGCCGGCGGCCAGCTTTGCCCAGTTCGTGGTCCTGGCCAAGAGCCTGGAGGACCGCGAGGCCTTGCGCAGTTGGCTGATCGCCACGTTGGACGAACAGTTCCCCGAACTGCGCTCGCGGGTCACACGCCTGGAGAACGGCCCGCCCGTGGGCTACCCGGTGCAGTTCCGGGTGACGGGCGAGCATATCGAGAAGGTCCGCGCCCTGGCGCGTGAAGTCGCCGACAAGGTGCGCGAGAACCCCCATGTGGTGAACGTGCACCTGGACTGGGAGGAGCCGAGCAAGGCCGTGTTCCTGGACATCGACCAGGATCGCGCCCGCGCCCTGGGCGTGAGCACCGCGCACCTGTCGAGCTTCCTGCAAAGTTCGCTTACCGGCACCACTGTCAGCCAGTACCGCGAGGACAACGAGCTGATCGAGATCCTGCTGCGCGGGACCGACCAGGAACGCCGCGAGCTGGGCAACCTGGGCAGCCTGGCATTGCCCACCGACAACGGCCAGAGCGTGGCCCTGTCGCAGGTGGCGACGCTGGAATACGGCTTCGAGGAAGGCGTCATCTGGCACCGCAACCGCTTGCCGACGGTGACCGTGCGCGCCGATATCTACGGCAAGGAGCAGCCGGTGACATTGGTCAAGCAGATCCTGCCGACCCTGCAGCAGGTGCGCGACCAGTTGCCGGACGGTTACCTGCTGGAGGTCGGTGGCACGGTGGAGGATTCCGAGCGCGGGCAGAAGTCGGTGAATGCCGGCATGCCGCTGTTCATCGTGGTGGTGCTGACGTTGCTGATGATTCAGCTGCGCAGTTTCTCGCGCACGGTGATGGTGTTCCTCACCGCCCCCCTGGGGTTGATCGGCGTGACGTTGTTCCTGCTGGTGTTCCGCCAGCCGTTCGGCTTCGTCGCCATGCTCGGCACCATCGCCCTGGCAGGGATGATCATGCGCAACTCGGTGATCCTGGTCGATCAGATCGAGCAGGATATCGCCGCCGGGCTGGACCGTTGGCAGGCGATCATCGAGGCCACGGTACGGCGCTTCCGGCCCATCGTGCTCACCGCGCTGGCGGCGGTGTTGGCGATGATCCCGCTGTCGCGCAGCGTGTTCTACGGGCCGATGGCGGTGGCGATCATGGGTGGGTTGATCGTGGCGACGGTGCTGACCCTGTTGTTCCTGCCGGCGTTGTATGCGGCGTGGTTCAGAGTGAAAAAAGGCTGA
- a CDS encoding efflux RND transporter periplasmic adaptor subunit: MLRHALPIVLPVALALLLSACGQETAAPAAPRPALVVQPQPAGASADSYPGEVRARFEPELAFRIGGKVTKRLVEEGQRVKADQPLAELDPQDVRLQLEANRAQLAAAQANLALVRTERDRYQKLLDKQMVSRSQFDNAENLYRAGLARLKQAKAEFDVAGNQAEYAVLRAPQAGVIAKRQVEVGQVVAAGQTVFTLAADGEREVLIGLPEQQFARFAVGQTVSVELWSHPNARYEGRIRELSPAADPRSRTFAARIAFTSASAPAELGQSARVFIAHAEQAPLSVPLSAVTAEQGQAYVWRVNKDSRLERAVVRLGPYGADRVPVLEGLKADDWVVAAGGHVLREGQQVRPVDRTNRDVNLAVKE; this comes from the coding sequence ATGTTGCGTCATGCCTTGCCCATTGTTTTGCCTGTCGCCTTGGCCCTGCTGCTGTCCGCCTGCGGGCAGGAAACCGCAGCACCCGCGGCACCTCGCCCGGCGCTGGTGGTCCAGCCCCAGCCGGCCGGCGCGTCGGCCGACAGCTACCCAGGCGAGGTGCGCGCCCGCTTCGAACCGGAGCTGGCCTTCCGGATCGGCGGCAAGGTCACCAAGCGCCTGGTGGAGGAAGGGCAGCGGGTCAAGGCGGACCAGCCCCTGGCAGAGCTCGACCCGCAGGATGTGCGCCTGCAACTGGAGGCCAACCGTGCCCAGCTGGCCGCCGCCCAAGCCAACCTGGCCCTGGTGCGGACCGAGCGCGACCGCTATCAGAAGCTGCTCGACAAGCAGATGGTCAGCCGGTCCCAGTTCGACAACGCCGAGAACCTCTACCGCGCCGGCCTGGCCCGACTGAAACAGGCCAAGGCCGAGTTCGACGTGGCCGGCAACCAGGCTGAATACGCGGTGTTGCGCGCTCCCCAGGCTGGCGTGATCGCCAAGCGCCAGGTCGAAGTGGGCCAGGTGGTGGCCGCCGGGCAAACAGTCTTCACCCTGGCCGCCGACGGCGAGCGTGAAGTACTCATCGGCCTGCCGGAGCAGCAGTTCGCCCGTTTTGCCGTGGGGCAAACGGTCAGCGTGGAGCTGTGGTCGCACCCCAATGCGCGCTATGAAGGGCGTATTCGCGAGTTGTCTCCGGCGGCCGATCCGCGTTCACGCACTTTCGCCGCGCGGATTGCCTTCACCTCGGCCAGCGCGCCGGCAGAACTGGGCCAGAGCGCGCGGGTGTTCATTGCCCATGCCGAACAGGCGCCGCTGTCGGTGCCGCTGTCGGCCGTCACCGCCGAGCAGGGCCAGGCCTATGTCTGGCGTGTCAACAAGGACAGCCGGCTGGAGCGCGCCGTGGTGCGTCTGGGGCCCTATGGCGCCGACCGCGTGCCGGTACTCGAAGGCCTGAAGGCCGACGACTGGGTGGTGGCCGCCGGTGGTCATGTATTGCGTGAGGGGCAGCAGGTCCGGCCCGTGGACCGCACCAACCGTGACGTGAACCTGGCGGTCAAGGAGTAA
- a CDS encoding TetR/AcrR family transcriptional regulator has translation MSHDAPIGPGRPKDLAKREAILEAAKTLFLSLGYANTSMDAVAAAAGVSKLTVYSHFTDKQTLFGSAVMATCQAQLPDLIFELPEGVPLEQVLLNIARGFHALISSDESVRLSRLIIALGNQDPGFGEYFWEAGPKRVLGGMEALLRCVAQRGLLAIDNPLRAAEHFFCLVKGAPDYRLLLGCAPALGGDEAEAHVQEVVGLFIRAYRV, from the coding sequence ATGTCCCACGACGCACCCATAGGCCCGGGCCGGCCCAAGGACCTGGCCAAACGCGAGGCCATCCTCGAAGCCGCCAAGACGCTGTTCCTCAGCCTTGGCTATGCCAACACCAGCATGGATGCGGTCGCTGCGGCGGCAGGTGTTTCAAAGCTCACGGTCTATAGCCATTTCACCGATAAACAGACGCTGTTCGGTTCGGCGGTCATGGCGACTTGCCAGGCGCAATTGCCGGACCTGATCTTCGAACTCCCCGAGGGAGTGCCGCTGGAACAGGTGCTGCTGAACATCGCTCGCGGTTTCCATGCGTTGATCAGCAGTGACGAGTCGGTGAGGTTGAGCCGGTTGATCATTGCCCTGGGGAACCAGGACCCTGGGTTCGGGGAGTACTTCTGGGAAGCGGGGCCGAAACGGGTGCTCGGGGGCATGGAGGCGCTGCTGCGGTGTGTTGCGCAGCGAGGGCTGCTGGCGATCGACAATCCGCTGCGGGCGGCGGAGCATTTCTTCTGCCTGGTGAAGGGTGCGCCGGATTATCGGTTGCTGCTGGGCTGTGCACCGGCGTTGGGGGGGGACGAGGCCGAGGCGCATGTGCAGGAAGTGGTCGGGTTATTCATACGGGCGTATCGGGTGTGA